The proteins below come from a single Bacteroidales bacterium genomic window:
- a CDS encoding T9SS type A sorting domain-containing protein, producing the protein MVGTSIKSKSDSITHIMEIDFENSTIISSVVIPGGISTNINNAKSLYKDIKIYPNPADEILFIKLPQFEPINVEIYTITGQKVLTKLINSPSKSYLYVNNLQQGIYFIKINTKHYSTIKKFNK; encoded by the coding sequence AGCGATTCAATAACTCATATTATGGAAATTGATTTTGAAAATAGTACTATTATTAGTTCTGTTGTTATTCCCGGAGGTATTAGCACTAATATTAATAATGCAAAATCTTTATATAAAGATATTAAAATCTATCCTAATCCGGCAGACGAAATTTTATTTATAAAATTACCACAATTTGAACCCATAAATGTTGAAATTTATACTATTACAGGACAAAAAGTATTAACAAAATTAATTAATAGTCCTTCAAAAAGTTATTTATACGTAAACAACCTGCAACAAGGGATTTATTTCATTAAAATAAACACAAAACATTATAGTACAATAAAGAAATTTAATAAGTAA